In a genomic window of Glycine max cultivar Williams 82 chromosome 13, Glycine_max_v4.0, whole genome shotgun sequence:
- the LOC100781552 gene encoding uncharacterized protein — protein MPEVLDISSDEEEGLEESLTVTDFSWIREMLQTSDEESDDSVEVVVIHENRPQMKSKSSTLTVKDVGDDDDDDDDCVILEGDPENSVASVEEEANGSDELLVIGEKGQIACRDYPHARHLCGKFPFSSTPHKQHCSQCHCYVCDSLAPCLKWGTGISSSDHCHANETEVWQIQRKNFKLGQSSPLPASTNFGTSLRPGHPHHNELLPPCVNNLSPNSVLPNQASISTAVCSIPSLSSIPQTQASRLPTTRFLSASSPNSSVQNQVFRPINTPIMSPATNITMPNGANHGMRRGSRPTLVRNKYQPHSVPRPALGVRSHTIQRERGNGSSSLRPKVLRPHMMSRGVGSAGNTSMANNSHGSSVFGNAGNMTQQHLNYCTTTGMPNYRNCNGPSDLCHPTNISFYSQPSSLPASLSCVNQHNVAAETQAYSQPLPQSNIIQGFDQNCIQVSRAPSSYVAHPNSSQHGKEPQIRSQNGNASGITTQCGTVSQDTCQPQPHEESPRETAGKFSAFDSSWIDNTGQSILQSSGSVVQPPNVKEIDAQFTGSNEPLIESSQLPNSMVDLDDWVLEKNPFPVLTDGVLPSDMNIPSPDLYSIDMNMGLW, from the exons ATGCCTGAGGTTTTGGATATAAGCTCCGACGAAGAAGAGGGTTTGGAGGAGAGTCTCACTGTAACAGACTTCAGTTGGATAAGAGAGATGTTGCAAACTTCCGATGAAGAATCCGATGATTCAGTCGAGGTTGTCGTAATCCACGAGAACAGGCCTCAGATGAAGTCAAAGTCTTCAACTTTGACTGTGAAAGATGTGGGCGATGATGATGACGATGACGATGATTGCGTGATTTTGGAGGGTGACCCTGAAAACAGTGTCGCATCAGTGGAAgaggaagcaaatggatcagatGAGTTGCTAGTAATTGGGGAAAAGGGTCAG ATTGCATGCCGAGACTATCCTCACGCGCGACATCTTTGTGGTAAATTTCCATTCTCTTCCACACCCCACAAGCAGCACTGTAGCCAG TGCCATTGTTATGTATGTGACTCCCTAGCACCATGTCTCAAGTGGGGCACTGGCATTTCGAGTTCTGATCATTGTCACGCAAATGAAACTGAGGTGTGGCAAATTCAGAGAAAAAATTTCAAGCTGGGCCAGAGTTCCCCATTACCAGCTTCAACTAATTTTGGCACTTCACTCAGACCAGGACATCCCCATCATAATGAACTTCTGCCTCCTTGTGTTAATAACTTGTCTCCAAATTCTGTATTACCGAATCAAGCATCTATATCCACTGCAGTGTGTAGTATCCCCTCACTCAGCTCCATACCTCAAACCCAGGCCTCTCGGCTACCAACAACGCGTTTCCTCTCTGCCTCTTCACCAAATTCCAGTGTTCAAAATCAGGTCTTTAGGCCAATTAACACCCCTATAATGTCCCCAGCCACCAACATAACAATGCCAAATGGTGCAAACCATGGTATGCGTCGGGGATCAAGACCTACTTTGGTGAGAAACAAATACCAGCCTCACTCTGTACCAAGGCCAGCACTGGGTGTACGTAGTCACACCATCCAAAGGGAGCGAGGAAATGGTTCAAGCAGTTTAAGACCTAAGGTCCTTCGTCCTCATATGATGTCCAGGGGTGTAGGCAGTGCTGGGAACACTTCGATGGCAAATAATTCTCATGGATCATCTGTCTTCGGCAATGCTGGTAATATGACACAACAACATCTCAATTATTGTACCACAACAGGAATGCCAAATTACAGAAATTGCAATGGGCCATCTGATCTTTGTCACCCaacaaatatatcattttactcACAGCCGAGCTCTCTACCAGCTAGCCTGAGTTGTGTTAACCAGCATAATGTGGCTGCTGAAACACAGGCATATAGCCAGCCATTGCCCCAGTCAAATATCATTCAGGGTTTCGATCAAAATTGTATCCAAGTTAGTCGTGCTCCTTCAAGTTATGTGGCACACCCAAATAGCAGTCAGCATGGAAAAGAGCCTCAAATAAGAAGTCAAAATGGAAATGCCAGTGGAATTACTACACAATGTGGAACAGTAAGTCAAGATACTTGCCAACCACAACCACATGAAGAGTCACCAAGGGAAACTGCTGGAAAATTTTCAGCATTTGACTCAAGTTGGATAGATAATACTGGTCAAAGCATTCTACAAAGCTCAGGATCTGTAGTGCAACCACCCAATGTCAAGGAGATTGATGCTCAGTTTACTGGAAGCAATGAACCTCTGATTGAAAGCTCTCAATTACCCAATTCAATGGTTGATTTAGATGACTGGGTTTTGGAAAAAAACCCTTTTCCAGTGTTAACAGATGGGGTTTTACCATCTGATATGAATATACCATCTCCAGATCTTTACTCAATTGATATGAACATGGGTTTATGGTAA
- the LOC100782099 gene encoding cleavage stimulating factor 64 has translation MREQLGPMAPALLVGNMPLGPEFGNQAGNATQVDRGSSLMPSPSDNLAHLSGPPGYVVSAQMGAANQPLRPPVLTPDMEKALLQQVTSLTLGQINLLSPEQRNQVLQLQQMLHQ, from the exons ATGAGGGAGCAATTAGGCCCTATGGCACCTGCATTATTG GTTGGGAATATGCCTTTAGGGCCTGAATTTGGCAATCAAGCTGGAAATGCTACACAAGTAGACAGAGGGTCTTCTTTGATGCCCAGTCCCTCAGATAACCTAGCTCATCTTTCTGGTCCTCCTGGATACGTAGTTTCTGCTCAGATGGGTGCTGCTAATCAGCCTCTTCGGCCTCCTGTg TTGACACCAGATATGGAGAAGGCACTGCTTCAACAGGTCACGAGCCTCACCCTGGGGCAGATAAATCTCCTATCACCAGAACAAAGAAATCAAGTGCTGCAGCTACAACAAATGTTGCATCAATGA